The window ACCAGCGAGGCCAGGCGCGATCGGACGTCGTCGGACGCGATGCGCATCCCCTGCCGGCTGCTAACGAAATCCAGGTCGTCCTCAAGGAAACGTAACGTTGCGCGGCGGGTGCCCCGCTTGAGGGACGAGAGCGCGCTGCGTGGCGCGGTCGTGAGCGGAGTGATCCACTGACCCACCAACTCCTCCAGCGACTCCGCTTCGGTCACCGCTTCCGCCAGCCCGAGTTCGTACGCACGTGTTCCGTCGATCGACTCTGCGCGGTACAGCATGTTTCGTGCAGTTCCCAGCCCGACCAGAGGGGCCAGCAGTGACATCGCGCCCATGCCGGGCAGCAGTCCGAGCCTGATCCAGGTCTCCTCGAATCTGGCTCCCGGCGTGACAAGTCGGCAGTCGCAGGCCAAGGCGAGATCGCAGCCCGCTCCGAGCGCCGCGCCGTTGACCGCGGCCACAATGGGAACCTCGGCATCAACGATCGCGCGAACAAGTCCCTGAAAGTGGCCATACACCCGGGTTGCGATCGCCTCAGGCGCAAGCTCGGTGAGCTCCGAGATCATGTTCCGGTCCGCACCTGAGCAGAACACCGTTCCCGCCCCCGTGAGCACGACAGCATGATTTACCGGGTCCTGGGCCGCAGACCCGATCGCGGCCGTGAGTTCCTGCACCATGGGGATGGTCAAGGCGTTTCGGCGCTCGGGTGCGTTGAGAGTCAGCGTGACGTACCCGTCGTGCTGGGCCGTGGTCACCTCGGACCGCGTGGTCATCGCCCGCTCCGACGTCGCGTGGCCTGGGCGGAGCCGGCAACCCTTCCGGTGTTCCCGGGCGCGCCGCGCGCTGAGGTCCACAAGTCAGGGGACGCAGGTGCTCCCGCACGTTCGGCCCGGTAGGCGCGGTACTCGCGCACGAACCTCTGGTAGTGGGTGGAGACGACGAGGATCCCACCGATTGCCGTGAGACAGAGTCCGCTGGCGGTCTCCGCCGACATGACCCGCAGTTGGAAGGACGGGTCCGGGTTACCGCTGACACGGAAGTACCCGATGCTCAGGAGCAGGAGGCCGATCCCCACGAGCACCCAGCCGATCATGCCGACGATTCCCAGCGACCTGACGGTGCGTGAGATCGGACCTTCACCTGTCGACGCCTGCTGGGCCGGACCCGACGCCTGCGAATAGTTACTCCTGGGCGGTTTGAACGCCATGTGCTTCTCCCGGTTCGACCAGTCCATCGCTAAGGCTCACGCAATCCGCGTTCTACGCAGCAACTCGCGGGCCACGATGACCCGTTGGATCTCCACGGTTCCTTGGATCATCTCGTAGGCTTTGACGTCCCGATAGATCCGGGAGATGGCGGACTCGTTCACGTATCCGTACGCACCGTGCACCTGCATCGCCTGCGAAGCGGCGCGCACTCCGGCCTGTGATGCGACGAGCTTGGCGGTGGCGGCCATGCAGACAAAATCGCTGTCCGCGGCCGGATCCAGGGAACTGTCCCGCATCGACGCGACGCGATACGTCAGCCACCGCGCGCTCTCGACCTGGGCGTGAACGTCGGCAATCAGCGCTTGCACCGTGGGGAACTTCTTCGCGATCGGCACGCCGCGATGCTCGCGCTGGAGTCCATAGGTCAGGCTGGCGTCCAGCGCTGCCCGTGCCATGCCGACGCACATCGCCGCACCGCGGACCTTCGCTTCGGACTCAACCGCGACGAGGACGGCCATGCCGTCACCGACATCGCCCACCGTGTTGTCCAGCGGCGCGGTGGCCGCCTGCAGCCACACTTCTCCTGTGTCCGCCCCACGAAGGCCAAGAAGGTCGCAGCGTGGGCCGGCCTGGTATCCCGCCTGGTCGGTTTCGACGACGATGGCCGTCAACCGTTCTCCCGTGCGGCAGAACACCACGGCGATGTCGGCGACGCTGGAATGGCTGATGAAGGTCTTGCCCCCGGTGATCACCCACTCGTCGCCGTTCTTCTCGGCGCATGTGGTGATCGCGGTCGGGTCGGAGCCGGTCGCCGGTTCGGTGAATGCCCAGCAGGCCTTGATCTCTCCTCGCACCAGGCGAGGGACGTAACGCTCCTGGAGGCTCCTGCTGCCGTGCGCCATGAGCGCGGAGGCGACCAGCACGTTCATGGCCGGCAGCAGCGCCACCGCAGCGGATCCTCGTGCGAGTTCCTCGATCATCAGAACGAAGTCGAGGAACGAACCGCCGTCACCGTCGACCTCAGGGGGAAAGGCCACGCCAGTGACCCCGAGCTTGCGAATGTCGTGCCACAAATCCGACGGCCAGGTGTTGTTGCTGTCGATGTCGCGTGCGACGGGCACGACACGATCGTCGACGAAGTCGCGAAAGGAGGCGCGCAACTGCTCCTGCTCGGTGGTGAGCGCGACCCCACTCATCAGGGAACCTCGGCCGCGGTCACGAACACTGGGACATCGACGTCGCCGACCCGCTCGTGTGACACCTCAACCCGACTGCCGACAGCCAGGCCGCTGATGTCACCAACGAACCGCGCGAACACGCGGGGACCGCCGTCGAGGTCGACCATGCCCATGGCGTACGGCACCCAGTCGCGGAACGCCGACGACGAGTTCTGGCGGATCACGGTGAACGTGTACACGGTCCCGCCGCCCGCGGTGCTTTCCCACGTGGTTCCGTCCGCATGACAGTAGGGACAGTGCGGACGCGGGTACCAGTGCGCCCGCCCGCATGAGACACACCGCTTGTAGGCGAACTCGCCCCGGGCCGCCGCCTCCCAGAACTCCCGCGATTCGGCATCGACTGCCGGGAGCACTCGCTTCACGTCTGCCACGTCAGGCCTCCACACTCAGGACGACCGCGGAGCACGCCGAGAGTTGCCCACCCGTGCCGTTGCACAGGGCGGTGGTCAACGGCCGTTCGACCTGCCACGGCCCAGCCGTCCGGCGTAGCTGCAGAACCGCTTCGATCAGGAGGAAGATGCCACGCATGCCCGGGTGGTTGGACGACAATCCGCCTCCGTCGGTGTTGGTCGGGAGAGAGCCGTCGTACCCGAGGCGACCGCCGGCGACGAAGTCACCGGCCTCGCCGGGCTTGCACAGGCCGAGTGCCTCCAGCGTCAACAGGACCGTGATGGTGTAGGAGTCGTAGACCTGGAGCAGGTCGATGTCCGCGATCTGAAGGCCGGCCATCTCGAGCGCCCGGTCGGACGCCCGCGCAGCCGGGGCCAGATAGGTCATGTCGTCCATCGCCACGATCGAGTCGTGCGAGAACGCGCTTGCGGCGCCCTTGACGTGGACGGGCGTGGCGGCGAGATCACGAGCTCGCGCCGCGCTGGTGATCACGACCGCGCCGCCGCCGTCGGTCACGACACAGCAATCGAGCATGTGGAGCGGATCCGCGATCAGGCGGGACGACAACACGTCGTCGACGGTGATCGGATCCCGATACATCGCGCCGGGGTTGCGTCCGGCGTTGCGCCGCATCGTCACCGCGACCTCGGCCAGCTGCTCCGAAGTCACGCCGTACTGCGCCATGTAGCGCTGAGCAGCCATGGCGTAGGCGCCGACGACCGTGATGCCATGCGGCGAGTAGTACTGCGCCGGACCGGACGCCGCTACCCGGAGGCCTGTTCCGAGCTTGGATCCGAACTCGGTCCGCTGGGCGCTGCCGTAGACCAGTAACGCCACCTCGCACAGGCCCGCGGAGATCGCGGCGCACGCGTGCTCGACGAAGGACTCCCACGTCCCGCCGCCCAACGACGTCGAGTCGACGTACCTCGGCGAGATCCCCAGATACTCGGGCAGCAGATTGCCGTGCAGAGAGCCCGTGATCGCGCAGCTGAACAGGCCATCGACGTCGGCGAAGGTCAGCCCCGCGTCGCCCAGCGCCGCTGCCGCCGCGTCGTAGTGCAGCCGCAAGCTGGTCTTGCCGGTCTCACGCCCGTACTCGCTGAGACCGACGCCGACGATCGCGCAGGGAGTTCGATTCACGTCACGCCACCGGCAATCTCAGGGCACGGCCCGCGATGATGTTGCGCTGGATCTCGTTGCTCCCGCCGTAGATCGTGGCGATCTGGGCATGGCGGAACGAGTGCTCGAGGTGGCCGCTCACCGGAGCGGACCCATCTGCGCCGGTGAGCAGAGCTGCCGGCCCGACCAGGTCAAGCGCCAGGTGCGAGAGGTCCTTGAAGACGTCGGTGACGAAAAGCTTGAACATCGCGGCCTCGGTATTCGGGATCTCACCCTTCGCGATGATGCAGAAGACGCGGTCGGCCAGCGCCGCGGCCGCCTCAATCTTCGTGTTGACCGCCGAGAGAGCGTGCCGGGTCGCCGACGATTCCAGTCGTCCCGGATCTTCCTGGAGTGCTTCCAACAGGTCGTCGAGCAGACGGCGGGCCTGGCCGACATACCCCCGGATCGAAGCGCGTTCGACGTCGAGGGCGGTCATGACGACGGCCCAGCCGTCGTTCTCAGCACCGACCCGCAGGCGGTCCGGCACGAAGACGTTGTCGTAGAACGTGGCGTTGGTGCGCTCGCCGCCGAAGGTGTCGACCGCTCGGACCTCGAATCCCTCGACGTCGGTCGGCACGAGGAACATCGTGAGCCCGCGGTGCTTGCTCACGGTCGGATCCGTTCGCGCCAACAGGAAAACATAGTCCGCGACGTGCGCGAGAGTGGTGAACATCTTCGCGCCGTTGATCAGGTAACCGCCGTCGACGGGGACCGCCGTCGTCTTGGCAGCAGCGACATCCGAACCGGAATCCGGCTCGGTGTAGCCGAGGGAGATGAGCACCTCTCCCGAGATCACGCGGGGCAGGATCGCCTGCTTCAGCTCTTCGGTTCCCAGCCGCGCGATCGTCAGACCGACCATCTCGGTCACCAACTGGCCGTCGATCGGTGCGCGGCAGTACTGCGCGATCTCCCAGAAGGCGGAGAACTCGGCGGCATCCATGCCGAGCCCGCCGACGTCGGCCGGCCAGGCCGCGCCGATCCACCGCCGTGCCGCGATCGCCTCGTGCAGGCCGGCGTCGTGCAGGGTTCCGTCCTGGTCGACGCGGGCGGTGATCTCGGGGGTGACGTGCGACTCGAAGAACGCCCGGACCTCGGCCGTGAACCCCGAGTCCTGAGCACTATTGCGGAAGTCCATCAGCGTTCCTTCGACGGGGACTGGATACGGAGCGGCAGCGAGTCATCGACCAGATCGGGATCCTTCGCCAGGATCGAGAGCGCCTTCGCGAAACGGAGGAACAGGTGAATGTCGTACTCGAGGGTGAATCCGTAACCGCCGAAGAACTGCAGGCCTTCTTTCGCCGCCAGTTCAGCCGCCTCCGCGCTCTGCAGGAGCGCGAGCGCCGAGTAGTAACGCAGCTGGTCCGCGTCCTGTTCGGCGTCGTACGACGCAGCGCGCAGGACGAGCAGTTCGGCGGCGTCCACGGCAGTGAGCCGGTCGACCATCCGGTGCTGAATCGCCTGGAAGCTGCCGATCGGCCGCCCGAACTGGTGCCTGGTCTGGAGGTGCTCCAGGGTCAGTGCCAGCGCCTGACGCCCCGCGCCCACCAGCTCAGCCGCGCGGAGCAGCCGGAGCTCATGCACGGAGCGGCGGACCAGGGCAGCGGCATCCGGCCGACTCCACAGTACCGGCGCCGCCGCACATTCGACGCGGCCCAACGACAGGCGGCCGACGTTGGCCAGGGGCTGGACCGTCACCTCAGGCGCGCGAAAATCGATCAGCGCCAGTTCCTCACCGATGGCCACGAGAGCGGCGACGGCCACGGAACCACCCCGGGCGTACGGCGCGGGGGCTGTGAGGCGACCGCCGCTGAACGCTCCCCCCGGTGACGCCGTGGCCACCACGACCGGCTCATCGCCGAGCGCGAAGTCGCCGAGGCTGAGGCCGGCCGCGTCCGCCAGCCGGAGAGCCGCGACAGCCTCGGCGTAGGGGATGGGTGCGACACTTCGACCTGCTTCGATCCCGACGAGGGCCGCGTCGAGCAGATTGCCTCCGCCCCCGCCGGGCTCGGATACCGACAGGGTCGCGCCACCCAGGTCCGTGAACTTCTTCCACAAGTCGGCGTCGTGTCCCGACCCCTCGGTCTCCCGCACGCGATTCGGGGTCGCATGCCGGGCGAAGAAGTCCCGGAACGTCTTGACCGTCAGGTCCTGGTAGTCCTCGAGAGAGAGGTCCATGGCAATCTCCAAAGTGGGGCCGTCGCGAGTGCGAGCGGGAGACAAGGTCAACTCACTCAGGCGCGCAGGTCATCGAGGCCGAACGCCGTGATGGCGTTGGACACGAGGAACTTCTCGCGGACCTCGGGCGACAGGCCGAGCGAGTCGACCTGCCCGAGCGGGCGCTGGAAGTCGAGCACTGGCCAGTCACTGGCGTAGATGCACTTGTCCTGACCGAAAGAGGTGAGGAACTTCGTGAACGCCGGCTCGAAGTACTTCGGCAGGCGGGCCGAGGTGTCGATGAAGACGTTCGGGTGCTTCCAAGCCACGTGGATCATCTCGTCCACCCACGGGCTGCCGACGTGCCCGCACACGATTTTCAGCTCGGGGAAGTCGAGCGCGATCTCATCGATCAACAGCGGCTGCCCGGTCCGCGACGGATACAGCGGTCCCGTGCCGCCGACCTGCGTCTGCAGCGCGATGCCCAGTTCCGCGCACTTGGCGTACAGCGGGTAGAAGACGCGATCGGTCGGGTCACGCCAGAGTGCGAACGCCTCCATCTTGAAACCGCACACCGGGTAGTTGCGGACCAAGGCCTCCAAGTCCGCGAGGGCTCGCACGATGGACGTCTGGGTGGGGTCTGTCCACACCACGGCACGCAACCGGTCCGGCCAACGTTCCATTGCCTCCAGCACCAGATGCATGGGCACCATGGGCCCGCCCGAGATCAGCGAGATGTCCACCTGTGCGGCGTCCATCTCCTCCATCATGACCTCGAGCGAAATCCCGTCCTGCAGTCGTGAAGCCTGCCCATACTGCTTGAAAACGTGGAGAGCCCGGTCGGGCAGCCCCTCGACCACCTCTTTGGTCCACGGCTGGATCCAGGCGTCGATGACCTTTGGGCGCGTCATTCCCACTCCATTCCCACGAGTCCGTACGGCCGCTGCTCGAGCTCCTGGTCGAGCACGGTGTAGATGTGCTTGGGTTCGGTGTATTCCAGGGCCGCTTCGGCGGACAGCTCGCGCCCGATCCCGCTCTGCTTGAAGCCACCGAAGGGCCCCTTGGAGGACACCGCTCCGAAGTCGTTCACCCAAACCGTCCCGGCGGAAATCCGCGCCGCGACGTCACGCGCCGCCCGGACGTTGGTGCCCCATACGACTGCCCCAAGTCCGTAGATGCTGTCGTTCGCGATCGCCACCGCATCCGCGACAGTGTCGTAGCGGATGACCGACAGCACCGGCCCGAAGATCTCCTCCTGGGCGACGCGCATGTCGTTGCGGACGTCGACCAGCACGGTGGGCTCGTAGTAGTACCCGCCGCCGAGGCCTTCGACCCGACGGCCGCCCACCAGGATCTTGGCGCCTTCCTCCAACGCGGAGGCGACGAACGCTTCGATCTTCTCCAACTGGGCCCGACTGATCACCGGGCCGATGTCGGAGGCATAGTCGTCCGCCGGCCCAACCTGGATGACCGACGCCCGCTCCCGGAGCAGATCCACGACCTCGTCGTACCGCGCCGACGGCACCAGCATCCGGGTCGTGCACACGCACCCCTGGCCGGCGTGGACCATCGAACCGAACAGCGTCCCTCGCACCACCATCTCGGCGTCGGCATCAGGAAGCATGATGCTCGGCGACTTGCCCCCGAGCTCGAGCGTGACGCGTTTGACGGTGTCCGCCGCCTTGGCCATCACGAGCTTTCCGACCGCCGTACTTCCCGTGAAGGAAATCTTGTTGACATCCGGGTGTTCGACGAGCCGTTCGCCGACCTCGATATCACCATGCACGATGTTCACGACCCCGGGCGGAAAGCCGGCTTCCTCGCACGCCCGCGCCAGTTCACCGGCGGCTCGTGGGGTCAGCGGCGACGGCTTGAGCACAACGGTGTTACCCATCGCCACAGCCGGCGCCAGCTTCCAGATGTTCATGAACAAGGGAAAGTTGTAAGGGGTGAAACCGACGCACACGCCGATCGGCTCCCGATGCACTTCGCTGATGCCGAAGGTCGGTGCGTGGTCGATGGTGTTCCCAGTGGGTCGGAGCAGCAGGGCTTGCTCCGCGAAGTCCTGCAGTTGGCCGATTGGTGTTCCGACCTGCATCATCTCGGTCAGGCGAACTGGGCACCCGGCATCCTCGGTGACCAGCCTGATAAAGATGTCGGTGCGCGCGGACAGTGCCTCCGCCAGCCGGAGCAGGGTGTCGCGCCGTTGCTCCGGACGCAGACGCGGCCACGGGCCATGATCGAAAGCCCGCCGGGCGGCGGCCACTGCCCGGTCTGCGTCCTGGGCGCCGCCGTCCGCGACCTCCGCGATAACGTTGCCGGTCGAAGGATTGCGAACCTCGCGCCATCGGCCGGTGGTTGAGGGGCTCCACTCGCCGTCGATGTACATCAGTTCCTGATGCATGCCACGCACTCCTCCCACGTCAACCGCCGGCGCCCGCAGCGGGCAGTCAGCTGAACTCGATCTTCGTCATCGAGTCGAGGATGTGACTGAACGCCGACATGTTCTTCAACAGGACCGACATCTTCCCCTGCACCTTGAGCTGACCCCGGGTCATCGCGGCGGTCGGACTGGTGCGCTTTTCGAGAACCGCGCGCCACGTCTCGGGATCGCCGGAGATGACGAAATCGGCCGGTTCGGCGTCCGGAGAGGCCAACTCACGAACATCCATGACCTTGCCCGCGTCGAACCGCACCAGGAACGCTTTGTCGACCGGCGCCCGGTACTCGAACACCATGGTGTAGGTGATGTTCTTGCCCTTGTCGGCCCACTCGGGATCCGCGTTGAGCAGCTCCGCCATCGCTTCGTACACCTGCACCGTTCCGAATTGCACCATGTCGTTCCCTTCCCGGATCTGAAGACTCCCCCAAAGCTGGGGGTGTTAGGACGAAGACTTGCCGGCGAAGAACTCGTCGCGGAGGTCGAAGGCCTTGGTGACCCCGTTCTGTGCCCGGGTCCGGACGAAGTTGAACTCGTCCTTCTCGAACCGCAAATTGGTGCCATAGGCGTGGAGCAGAGAGCTACAGATCTCGGACAAACCGAGGCCCATGCTCTCTTCGACCAAGCGGTAGCACTCCTTCGCGATGACAATGCCATCCGCTGGCATGCGCGCAACGGTCGCAGCCAGTTCCTCAGTTGCCGACTCGAGTTCGCTGGGCGCGACAAAACGTGTGAAGCATCCGTGGGGCGCCAACTCATCCGAGAGCGCGATACGCCCCGTGAGAAGAAGATCCTTCGCGAGTACCGGCCCCAACCGGTAGAAGAACAAGTGAAGGTTTCCGAGCACCGGCCCGAGAAAGCGCGTAGCCGGCATCCCGACCTTCGTGCCCTCCGCCACGACCGTCAGGTCACAGCTCATGAGGAACTCAAAGCCACCACCCAGAGCGAAACCTTCGACCTGAGCAATCGTCACTTTGTTGTGGAACAGCAGCTCGTGATACTGACCGAAGGTCTTACGGTCGACGGTGAGACGCCGCCGCTGGCTGGGCCGCCGGTCGTCGCCTGGCGTGTTGTACCACTCGTAGACCTCGTTCATGTCCTGTCCGGACGAGAAGGCACCGCCGTTGCCCTTGAGGATGATGACCTTGATGTCGTCGTCCTCGGCCGCGTCGTTCAGGTACTCGCACATGAGGTCGTACATGTGCATCGTCAGCGCGTTGAGCTTGTCCGGACGATTGAACGTCAGGCGCGCGATGTGTGTCTTGGGGTCCTTGCTGTACAGCACGGGGTCAGTCACGACAGCTCGCTTCCTGAGTCGAACGAGGGAGACGGCAACAGGCGTGTTGCTTCGGCACGCATCACTTTGCCACTGACATTGCGGGGCAGTTCGGGGACCAAGTGAACGGCCCGGGGAGCCTTGTAGTGCGAGAGTTGAGAACGAACGTGCGTGATCAACGTTTGTTCGAGGGCGTCGGTCGCCTCGGCGGCCGCGTCGTTGGTTGGAACGACGAACGCATGGGGCGCCTCGCCGAGGCGATCGTCCGGCAGCCCGGCGACCATTACATCGAGGACGCTCGGATGTTCGCGCAGCGTGTCCTCCACCTCCTCAGGCAGGATCTTGAAGCCGCCGCAGACGATGACATCGGTCCGGCGTCCCACCAGCCAGACGAAACCGTCGTCGTCGAGGTACCCGAGGTCGCCAGTGCGAAGGTAACCCCCCTCGAGGTACTTCTCGTCCGCTGTCCCCGCGAGGTAACCCGTCATGCCGAAGGGTGTGCGCACACACAGCTCACCCACGTCGCCTGCAGGCACGGGCGTCAAGTTCTCATCGATGAACAGCACGGCGACTCCGGGGTGGGGACGGCCGACGGATCCGACCTTCGTCGATCCGAAAGCCTTGAGGTCGGCGGCGTTCCAGCCGATCACCTCGCCCGCAGTCTCGGTCTGACCATACGCGTTCAGGACAGCAATGCCGTAGGCCTCGAAGAACCGACGCGCAACCCTCGCGGGGAGGGGTGCCGAGCCGCTCCTGACGAATCGGAGATCCGCGAGGTCCTCGGCCGGAACCTCCGCATCCAGCACCATCTGGATCATGGTGGGGTTGAGTACCACCGATCGGATCGTCCGTTCCTTGACAATGCGGACGAACGACTCCACCGCGAAACGCGGCATGAGGATGACCTCGCGGCCGTTGCGGAAAGCAAGGAGGACGTTGTATAGGCCGGCCACATGGGCCAGCGGAAACGCCACCAGATTCGGTGCACCCCCGCCGCCTTGTGACGCCCGCGCCCCCAGCATGCGCAGGACAGACTCCAGCGCACCCGTCAGTGCCTCATGCGAGAGCAGCACCGCCTTGGGCGCACCGCTGGTGCCGGAGGTGTGGAGCACCAACGCAGTCCCTGCCGGCGCCGTCGTCGCGTCATCGCTGCGTTCCGCGCGACCATAGGTGGCCCAGGTGCCCGCCGCGATCACGACTGCGTCCGGAAGTACCGCGGCGATGCCCTCCGCGTGATCGGGTGCAGTGATCACCGCCGCCGGATCGAGCACACGCAGAGCCTTGTCGCGGTCCTTCATTCCGAGCGCCGTGTTGACCGGGGCGATCGCGACGCCCGCCGACCAGGCGCCGAGAATGACGGAAACCACCTCCAGCCCGTTCGGCAGGTGAACGGCGACGAGGTCGCCTGGACGAATCCGACACGACTCGAGCCGTTCACGAAACCGCTGGGCGCGCTCCCGAACCTCGCCGCGCGAGAGCGTGACGCCCTCGCAGGTCACGCACGGGCTGTTGGGGTCGATCTCCTCCGCGAGCACGAACGAACTGACGTTGTGCTCCGCATCGGAGCGCATTGACAGACTCACGCCGGCTCCACGGCCGTGGTCGAGTGGCGCAGTGCCATCGAACAATCGTTCCCCTCGGTAGAGCGGTGCTCGCTGGGGCCCTTGCCCCGCTGGGGTGGACGGATCATCGGGCGCCGGGCGTGAAGGTCAACGGCAGGGTGTCGACGCCGCGGACATGTCCCAGATGGCGCACGATCTTGGATCCCTCGGAGACGCGGTAATCCGGCATCCGCCGGTGAATCTCCTCGAAGACGATCCGTAGCTCCAGTCGGGCCAAGTGCGAGCCCAGGCACCGATGTGCCCCGGCTCCGAACGCGAGGTGCCGGTTGGGGTCGCGATCGAGGATGACGGTGTTCGCGTCCTCGAACTCCGCCGAGTCGCGTCCGGTGGCCCCACAGAGCAACATCACTCGGTCGCCCTCACGCAGGGTGACACCGTGCATCTCGACGTCACGCGTGATGCGCCGGCCAGGAGCGATCGGCGATTCCCACCGCATGAGTTCTTCGACGGCCAACGGGATCGCGCTGGGGTCGTCGATGAGCTTCTGCCGCTCGTCGGGATGTTCGGCCAGCCAGGCGATCCCGTTGGACAGCACGCTCTTGGTCGTATCCAACCCCGCGATCAGGAGCAGGAAAACGATGTCGAGAACCTCGAACTGCGAGAGTTCACGCTCCCCTGCGAAGCGCGCGTCGAGCAGTGCGCTGACGAGGTCATCGCCCCGATGTTCGGTGCGAGCATCCACGATCTCCGCGAAGTACGTGTACAGCGCTAGGCCCGCCTCCTCGCGGAGCGCCGTCGATGCCTCGGGGTCACCCGGGACGCCGCGAATGATGTCGTCGGTCCACTTCAGGAACGTGGGAGCGTCCTCCAACGGCCACCCCATCAGGGTGAGGAAGGCTCGGGTGGGGAACGGATTCGCCAACTCCGCCACGAATTCGCACGATCCCCTCTCGATGAAGGCGTCGATCAGTTCGGTGACCAATGCCCGCAGCTGCCCTTCGAGGGGGTTGATACGCCCGGGACCGAACAGGGGCGCAAGAATGCGCCGGTAGTACGCATGGTCCGGCGGGTCGATCTCCAGCGGGATCATCGGCCGGTCCTGTCCCAGGTTCTCCGGGATGGCATTCGGGTTCGACGAGAAGATCTCCGGGTTGTCGTAGGCGAACCGAACATCCTCGTAGCGCGACAGCACCCAGTAGCCGCCATGGCCCTCCGCCCGCCCGAGGGGGCACTTGGCCCGAAACTCCTCGTACAAAGGATAGGGATCGTCTGCGATCGCCGGGTCGTGCACGTCGAAACGGCGCATCGCCTCCGGCATCTCGAACGGAAGGGGCGCCGTCGGCTCGGACTCATCGAGAGCGGTCATTCCGGTCCTCCTTTGGACTTCACGGCGTCACCCGAGAGCGCGCTCGCCGCGCGCGGGGAACTATGGACGCACGCGTCTACCCTAGAGCAATGAGATAACTGTTTGCAATAATCTGCCGGACGCAAGGGGGAGGTACCCCAACTGTGCGCCCCGGTCCCCAGGAACAGCCGTTGGGAACGGCAGGAGCCGCTGACTGGCTGGCCGGACGATCATCATGTCGGGCGAAAGTCCTGGACCGGGCCGGCGGGAACTCGGCACGGCGCCAGGAGGG of the Sporichthya polymorpha DSM 43042 genome contains:
- a CDS encoding aldehyde dehydrogenase family protein encodes the protein MHQELMYIDGEWSPSTTGRWREVRNPSTGNVIAEVADGGAQDADRAVAAARRAFDHGPWPRLRPEQRRDTLLRLAEALSARTDIFIRLVTEDAGCPVRLTEMMQVGTPIGQLQDFAEQALLLRPTGNTIDHAPTFGISEVHREPIGVCVGFTPYNFPLFMNIWKLAPAVAMGNTVVLKPSPLTPRAAGELARACEEAGFPPGVVNIVHGDIEVGERLVEHPDVNKISFTGSTAVGKLVMAKAADTVKRVTLELGGKSPSIMLPDADAEMVVRGTLFGSMVHAGQGCVCTTRMLVPSARYDEVVDLLRERASVIQVGPADDYASDIGPVISRAQLEKIEAFVASALEEGAKILVGGRRVEGLGGGYYYEPTVLVDVRNDMRVAQEEIFGPVLSVIRYDTVADAVAIANDSIYGLGAVVWGTNVRAARDVAARISAGTVWVNDFGAVSSKGPFGGFKQSGIGRELSAEAALEYTEPKHIYTVLDQELEQRPYGLVGMEWE
- a CDS encoding SCP2 sterol-binding domain-containing protein; translated protein: MVQFGTVQVYEAMAELLNADPEWADKGKNITYTMVFEYRAPVDKAFLVRFDAGKVMDVRELASPDAEPADFVISGDPETWRAVLEKRTSPTAAMTRGQLKVQGKMSVLLKNMSAFSHILDSMTKIEFS
- a CDS encoding enoyl-CoA hydratase/isomerase family protein, with the translated sequence MTDPVLYSKDPKTHIARLTFNRPDKLNALTMHMYDLMCEYLNDAAEDDDIKVIILKGNGGAFSSGQDMNEVYEWYNTPGDDRRPSQRRRLTVDRKTFGQYHELLFHNKVTIAQVEGFALGGGFEFLMSCDLTVVAEGTKVGMPATRFLGPVLGNLHLFFYRLGPVLAKDLLLTGRIALSDELAPHGCFTRFVAPSELESATEELAATVARMPADGIVIAKECYRLVEESMGLGLSEICSSLLHAYGTNLRFEKDEFNFVRTRAQNGVTKAFDLRDEFFAGKSSS
- a CDS encoding cytochrome P450, producing MPEAMRRFDVHDPAIADDPYPLYEEFRAKCPLGRAEGHGGYWVLSRYEDVRFAYDNPEIFSSNPNAIPENLGQDRPMIPLEIDPPDHAYYRRILAPLFGPGRINPLEGQLRALVTELIDAFIERGSCEFVAELANPFPTRAFLTLMGWPLEDAPTFLKWTDDIIRGVPGDPEASTALREEAGLALYTYFAEIVDARTEHRGDDLVSALLDARFAGERELSQFEVLDIVFLLLIAGLDTTKSVLSNGIAWLAEHPDERQKLIDDPSAIPLAVEELMRWESPIAPGRRITRDVEMHGVTLREGDRVMLLCGATGRDSAEFEDANTVILDRDPNRHLAFGAGAHRCLGSHLARLELRIVFEEIHRRMPDYRVSEGSKIVRHLGHVRGVDTLPLTFTPGAR
- a CDS encoding class I adenylate-forming enzyme family protein — its product is MSLSMRSDAEHNVSSFVLAEEIDPNSPCVTCEGVTLSRGEVRERAQRFRERLESCRIRPGDLVAVHLPNGLEVVSVILGAWSAGVAIAPVNTALGMKDRDKALRVLDPAAVITAPDHAEGIAAVLPDAVVIAAGTWATYGRAERSDDATTAPAGTALVLHTSGTSGAPKAVLLSHEALTGALESVLRMLGARASQGGGGAPNLVAFPLAHVAGLYNVLLAFRNGREVILMPRFAVESFVRIVKERTIRSVVLNPTMIQMVLDAEVPAEDLADLRFVRSGSAPLPARVARRFFEAYGIAVLNAYGQTETAGEVIGWNAADLKAFGSTKVGSVGRPHPGVAVLFIDENLTPVPAGDVGELCVRTPFGMTGYLAGTADEKYLEGGYLRTGDLGYLDDDGFVWLVGRRTDVIVCGGFKILPEEVEDTLREHPSVLDVMVAGLPDDRLGEAPHAFVVPTNDAAAEATDALEQTLITHVRSQLSHYKAPRAVHLVPELPRNVSGKVMRAEATRLLPSPSFDSGSELS